The Candidatus Omnitrophota bacterium genomic interval TGAAGAAAGAATCAAACAGATGGCAGATTCTTTGCAAGATATCGCTAAATTAAATGATCCAATCGGTGAAATTATGCGGGATTGGTCTGTGCCTAGCGGCTTGCATATTCAAAAATACCGTTGTCCAATCGGAGTAATTGCTATAATTTATGAGTCGCGTCCTAATGTTACTGCAGATTGTATTGGGCTTTGTTTTAAAAGCGGCAATAGCGTGATTTTACGCGGAGGTAGTGAGTCGTTGAATTCTAATTTAGCAATTTATAATGTGCTTTCTCAGGTAATGAAGAAATATAAAATAGCAGATGGCGTAATTAATCTTATTAATACCAGTGACCGTCGAGCCGTAGATATTCTGTTAAAATTAAATAAATATATCGATGTAGTTATGCCGCGGGGAGGAGAAGAGTTGATTAACAAGGTAGTTAAATCTTCGCGTATACCGGTGATTAAACATTATAAAGGTATTTGTCATGTTTATGTCGATGAATGGGCAGATTTGAATATGGCCACCAGGATTTGTTTTAATGCCAAGGTGCAGAGGCCGGGAGTTTGCAATGCTATGGAAAGTATGCTTGTGCATCAGGATATTGCCGCAAGATTTCTGCCTGGGATGCTTAAACAGTTTAAAGAGGCCAATGTTCAAATCCGCGGATGCGCCTTTACAAGAAAAATAGCTAAATGGGCTCATGTTGCTACAGAAAAAGATTATCGGACTGAGTATCTTGACCTGATTTTATCAGTTAAAGTGGTTAGTGATTTGGATGCGGCAATCAGGCACATTAATGATTATGGTTCGCATCATTCGGATAGTATTGTTACGGACAATCAGGAAAATGCCTTAAAATTCTTAAAAAATGTGGATTCGGCATGTGTTTATGTAAATGCTTCTACTCGTTTTACCGACGGTAATCAGTTTGGCATGGGCGCAGAGATTGGTATTTCAACGGATAAATTACATGCTCGCGGGCCGATGGCTTTGGAAGAGTTAACCAGTTATAAATATATGGTTTTTGGCTCGGGGCAGACTAGGCAATGAAAATAGGAATCCTTGGTGGTACTTTTAATCCGGTGCATATCGGCCATTTAATTCTGGCTGAAGAAGTAAGGGAAAAGCTGGGACTAGGGAGGATTATTTTTATTCCTACGGCGCTGCCGCCGCATAAAGATAATGTGGATATTGCTCCTGCGCCTGATCGCTTGAAAATGTTAAAATTAGCAATTAAGGGAAATAAATTTTTCGGGTTTTCTGATATTGAAATAAAACGTAAAGGGCGTTCTTATACAATTGATACTTTGAAAGAACTGAAAAATAAATTTATTCAGGATGAGCTTTATTTTATTATTGGTTCTGATTTGCTTAAGTATTTAAACGAATGGAAAGACCTTAATGAAATAAACAAAATGGTAAAATTTGTGGCTGCTACAAGGCCAGGTTATCCGCTTGAACAGATACCATCTTATATTCAGAAATTGGCTATTCGAGCTGTAGATGTTTCAGGTTTTGAAGTGCGCCAGTGTATCAAAGAAAATAAATCTTTTAGGTATCTTGTGCCGGATAAAGTTTTTGATTTTATAAATAAAAGGAAACTATACAAGTGAAAATAAAGGTAGCTGCGTCGATATTGTCAGCAGATTTTTCTAAACTTGGGGTTGAATTAAAAAAATGTGAGCGCGCAGGAGCTGATTTATTTCATGTTGACGTAATGGATGGCCACTTCGTACCTAATATTACTATTGGCCCGCAAGTTGTAAAATATATGCGTAAAGCAACTAGGCTTCCATTAGATGTGCATTTAATGATTGAAAATCCTGCTAAATATATTGATGCTTTTGTTAAAGCGGGAAGCGATATGATTACCGTGCATATTGAGACAGTTAGTTTTAAGGAATTAGCAGCTATTGCCAAAAGGTTAAAGGGTAAAGGGATTAAGCTTGGAGTTTCTTTAAATCCGCAGACTCCTTTGGTAAAAATTAAAAAAGTGTTAGTTTTGGTAGATTTTGTCTTGGTTATGTCAGTCAATCCGGGGTTTGGTGGGCAGGCTTTTATTCCCGGAGCAATAAAAAAGATAAGTCAGTTGCGGGCAATTTTTAAAAAGGATATTTCTGTTGATGGAGGAATAAACAACATTACGGCAAAACTTGTAAAAAGCGCCGGAGCAAATGTTTTGGCAGCCGGATCGTATATTTTTGGGGCTAAAAGTATAAAAAACGCAATCAATAGTTTAAGATAATACCTTACGTTTATAACACCCGGCGCTTAATGGAATTGCGCCGGTGTTCCCTTGTGGGAAGGAGAAAATAATATGAGTAATACTGTTTCACAAATTAAGTTTGGTACTGACGGATGGCGTGCGATTATCGCAGACACCTATACTTTGGAGAATGTTAAGATTCTTGCTCAGGCAGTAGCGGATTATTTAGGTCGCGGCAAAAAAGTTGCGGTTGGTTTTGATACGCGTTTTATGTCTGATAAATTCGCCCTGGCAGTTGCCATAGTGTTAAAGAGCAATGATATAGATGTAATTCTTGCTGATTGCCCTACACCTACTCCGGCTTTGAGTTTTGCGATAAAGTCGCGTAAGCTGGATTTGGGGATTATGATTACTGCTTCGCATAATCCGGCCGAATATAACGGTTTTAAAATTAAGAACTCCAGCGGCGGAGGAGCCAGCTCTGAGTTAACTAAAGAGGTAGAGGGTTTACTTGGCAGAAGCCTAGTAAAAGATTCTGCGCCAGCTAGTTCGATTCAGGCTGTGGATATCATAAAAGATTATATAAAGTTTATCCGCAATTATATTGATTTAAAGAAAATTAAAAACAAAAAATTCAAAGTTTTAGTCGATTCGATGTATGGCTCAGGTGATAGTTTTATTGCTCAAGTTTTAAAAGGCACAAAAATAGAGTTAAAATTTATGCGTAATACCATTAATCCTTCTTTCGGAGGAGGCAGGCCAGAACCGGTTGAAGATAACTTAAAGGAATTAAAAGCGCGCGTCAAAAAAGAAAAATTCGATTTGGGTATTGCTCTTGACGGCGATGCTGACAGGATTGCTGCAGTTGCCCCTGGCGGAGTATTTATCCATCCGCAGAAAATTTTAGGGTTATTGGCATTGCATTTAAACCAGGATCGCCATTTTAGCGGCGGGTTGGTCAAGACTATTTGCGGCACTACTATGATGGATAATATTGCAAAATTTTTAGGAATTAAACTGTATGAAACCCCTGTAGGTTTTAAATACATTTCTAATCTTATGGAGACCGAAGATATTGTCGCCGGCGGCGAAGAGGCAGGCGGTATGGGAGTTAAAAATTATATCCCCGAGCGTGACGGGACAATGGCAGGGTTACTTTTAATAGAAATGATGGTTTATCGTAACAAAAATATGTTAAAGATCTTAAATGAGACTGAAAAAAAGTTCGGAAAATATTATTATGTGCGACAAGATTTCCATTTAGAGAAGCGTATTGAGCCGAAAAAAGAAAATCTGCCGAAAGAATTATTGGGGAAAAAAGTTATAGATATTAAAGATTACGACGGAATAAAACTTATTTGTGAGGATCAGAGCTGGCTGATGTTCCGCGGTTCAGGCACTGAGCCGATTATGCGTACCTATGCAGAAGCAAAAAGTTTGACTCAGGCAAAGAAATTGTTAGCTTTAGGCAAGGAAATTATTTTGAAGAACGGAGTATAAAATTAATATATTTATACTAGAACAAATTCACATAGAAAGGGGGAAGCCTTATCAAGAAATTTCGAATATGATAATGGCTAGTATTAAACGATTATCGAATAGCCAAAATTAGTGTCATTGCGAGGAGTCCGCCACTGAACCAATGGCGGACGGCAAAGCAATCTTTTATTAGATTGCTTCGCCCTTCGGGCTCGCAATGACAGAATATAAAATAATAAGAAAGGGAGTAGATAGAAAATGTCAGATACTAGAGCAGAATTAGAGCAGATGTATAATCAAAGTATCAAAGTTTTAAAAGAAGGGCAAGTTGTAAGTGGTAAGATTGTTGAAATCAGAAGTAAGGAAGTGTTGGTGGATGTAGGATTTAAATCCGAAGGAATTGTATCTATCACGGAATTCAGTGCCGCGGATTTGGTGATTGGCCGCGAGATGGAGTTTTTGTTGGAAACTATGGAGAATGACGCAGGAGTCATGACTTTATCGCGTGAAAAGGCTATGCGTATGCAGGGTTGGGACAAGATCGTA includes:
- the rpe gene encoding ribulose-phosphate 3-epimerase is translated as MKIKVAASILSADFSKLGVELKKCERAGADLFHVDVMDGHFVPNITIGPQVVKYMRKATRLPLDVHLMIENPAKYIDAFVKAGSDMITVHIETVSFKELAAIAKRLKGKGIKLGVSLNPQTPLVKIKKVLVLVDFVLVMSVNPGFGGQAFIPGAIKKISQLRAIFKKDISVDGGINNITAKLVKSAGANVLAAGSYIFGAKSIKNAINSLR
- a CDS encoding glutamate-5-semialdehyde dehydrogenase, yielding MNQNLQKQIESIARGAQKASRELAVLPPEDKNKVLIDMAIALLANKEVILKANKLDVASSTNKRKAFVDRLTLNEERIKQMADSLQDIAKLNDPIGEIMRDWSVPSGLHIQKYRCPIGVIAIIYESRPNVTADCIGLCFKSGNSVILRGGSESLNSNLAIYNVLSQVMKKYKIADGVINLINTSDRRAVDILLKLNKYIDVVMPRGGEELINKVVKSSRIPVIKHYKGICHVYVDEWADLNMATRICFNAKVQRPGVCNAMESMLVHQDIAARFLPGMLKQFKEANVQIRGCAFTRKIAKWAHVATEKDYRTEYLDLILSVKVVSDLDAAIRHINDYGSHHSDSIVTDNQENALKFLKNVDSACVYVNASTRFTDGNQFGMGAEIGISTDKLHARGPMALEELTSYKYMVFGSGQTRQ
- a CDS encoding phosphoglucomutase/phosphomannomutase family protein, with product MSNTVSQIKFGTDGWRAIIADTYTLENVKILAQAVADYLGRGKKVAVGFDTRFMSDKFALAVAIVLKSNDIDVILADCPTPTPALSFAIKSRKLDLGIMITASHNPAEYNGFKIKNSSGGGASSELTKEVEGLLGRSLVKDSAPASSIQAVDIIKDYIKFIRNYIDLKKIKNKKFKVLVDSMYGSGDSFIAQVLKGTKIELKFMRNTINPSFGGGRPEPVEDNLKELKARVKKEKFDLGIALDGDADRIAAVAPGGVFIHPQKILGLLALHLNQDRHFSGGLVKTICGTTMMDNIAKFLGIKLYETPVGFKYISNLMETEDIVAGGEEAGGMGVKNYIPERDGTMAGLLLIEMMVYRNKNMLKILNETEKKFGKYYYVRQDFHLEKRIEPKKENLPKELLGKKVIDIKDYDGIKLICEDQSWLMFRGSGTEPIMRTYAEAKSLTQAKKLLALGKEIILKNGV
- the nadD gene encoding nicotinate-nucleotide adenylyltransferase gives rise to the protein MKIGILGGTFNPVHIGHLILAEEVREKLGLGRIIFIPTALPPHKDNVDIAPAPDRLKMLKLAIKGNKFFGFSDIEIKRKGRSYTIDTLKELKNKFIQDELYFIIGSDLLKYLNEWKDLNEINKMVKFVAATRPGYPLEQIPSYIQKLAIRAVDVSGFEVRQCIKENKSFRYLVPDKVFDFINKRKLYK